In the Candidatus Cloacimonas acidaminovorans str. Evry genome, one interval contains:
- a CDS encoding radical SAM/SPASM domain-containing protein, producing MPQKRPQTSKLLYLPWIIKHLSYYLKLNTHILKKGVPLKEILILKYPFWFKDAKNPPLLSVDITDACNLRCIYCNNPFFPYPRTMMNQDVFKALIERLKRHPVSRIRISGGEPTLHPQFDTMLKEMSYYCKYLSIITNGQWQNPEVNEKLLNCGLSFIELSMDAVGKDIYEKSRPGADYDLFFQNLKQLYKLRNQYKVDLIIRIRLMVRPSTMDKEKEDSRFLRQFCDCVLPQHILQHPETPSQEDVFIQNSILQNSLPVCTVPYRDLQIRPDGLVPLCPAKGCAINPEDRIFIGDIQKDEILDLWNAPLLKQMRDAHRNRKGEILKLCRNCHYS from the coding sequence ATGCCTCAGAAAAGACCCCAAACCTCAAAACTCCTCTATCTCCCGTGGATTATCAAGCACCTTTCCTATTACTTGAAACTGAATACTCACATCTTGAAAAAAGGTGTTCCCTTAAAGGAAATACTGATTCTGAAATATCCTTTCTGGTTCAAAGATGCCAAAAATCCTCCTCTGCTTTCCGTAGATATTACCGATGCCTGCAATTTACGCTGCATTTATTGTAATAATCCCTTTTTCCCTTATCCGAGAACAATGATGAATCAGGATGTTTTTAAGGCCTTAATTGAGCGCCTGAAACGCCATCCTGTAAGCAGAATCAGAATCAGTGGAGGTGAGCCAACCCTGCATCCTCAATTTGATACAATGCTGAAAGAAATGTCCTATTACTGTAAATATTTATCTATCATCACCAATGGGCAATGGCAAAATCCTGAAGTGAATGAAAAACTCCTTAATTGCGGACTTAGCTTTATTGAACTTTCTATGGATGCCGTCGGAAAAGATATCTACGAAAAAAGTCGTCCTGGTGCCGATTACGACCTTTTCTTCCAAAACCTGAAACAGCTTTATAAACTGAGAAATCAGTATAAAGTTGACCTCATCATCCGCATTCGTTTAATGGTGCGTCCTTCAACTATGGATAAAGAAAAGGAAGATAGCCGTTTTTTACGCCAATTCTGCGATTGTGTTTTACCGCAACATATTTTACAGCATCCCGAAACACCTTCCCAAGAAGATGTTTTTATCCAAAATTCTATCCTGCAAAATTCACTTCCTGTTTGCACTGTTCCCTATCGTGATCTGCAAATAAGACCTGATGGTTTGGTTCCTCTTTGTCCAGCAAAAGGATGCGCTATCAATCCTGAAGACCGTATTTTTATTGGAGACATTCAAAAAGATGAAATTCTTGATCTGTGGAATGCACCTTTGCTAAAACAAATGCGGGATGCGCATCGCAACAGAAAGGGAGAAATATTAAAGCTTTGCAGGAATTGCCATTATAGCTGA
- a CDS encoding phosphatase PAP2 family protein, with protein MSKFYPFCFAVVLVLMAVPLFSAEEDNFLQDYLLSYPETIYAGATAPFSWQKDNWLQASAIVITGGCLYFLDDDLRDCFQRNRNEVTDDIFTVAKQFGEVKIMFPVMALTALGGYLTKDEKTIDTSLLCLKSSLLSLAVTQTLKLASQRQKPYKEEGKEFWNGKGISFSRDSFPSGHTTLVWSLAPVLAEQYKNSRWVPPTVYTIATLTSLSRLNDDQHWSSDVFAGAVIGYVTARLVLKNTPRLMLNAQPEINGISFKYKF; from the coding sequence ATGAGTAAATTTTATCCTTTCTGTTTTGCTGTGGTCTTGGTGCTAATGGCGGTTCCGTTATTTTCTGCAGAGGAAGATAACTTTTTGCAAGATTATTTGTTATCCTATCCTGAAACAATTTATGCCGGAGCTACGGCACCTTTTAGTTGGCAAAAGGATAATTGGTTGCAAGCAAGTGCAATAGTTATTACCGGAGGTTGTTTATATTTTCTGGATGATGATTTGCGGGATTGCTTTCAACGGAACAGAAATGAAGTTACGGATGATATTTTTACGGTTGCCAAACAATTCGGAGAAGTAAAAATTATGTTTCCGGTAATGGCGTTAACTGCTTTGGGAGGATATTTAACTAAAGATGAAAAGACAATAGATACTTCTCTGCTATGCCTGAAAAGTTCACTCCTCTCTTTAGCGGTTACCCAAACTTTGAAGCTGGCTTCCCAAAGGCAAAAACCCTATAAAGAAGAAGGAAAAGAATTTTGGAACGGCAAGGGAATTTCTTTTTCCCGGGATAGTTTTCCTTCGGGACATACAACTTTGGTTTGGAGTTTGGCACCTGTTTTAGCAGAACAATACAAAAATTCCCGCTGGGTGCCTCCAACTGTTTATACAATTGCCACTTTAACTTCCCTTTCGCGTTTAAATGATGATCAGCATTGGAGCAGCGATGTTTTTGCCGGTGCCGTTATCGGTTATGTAACAGCAAGATTAGTCCTGAAAAATACACCTCGTCTAATGCTGAATGCACAACCCGAAATAAATGGTATTTCTTTTAAGTATAAATTCTGA
- a CDS encoding radical SAM protein produces MKNVKTIALNQLINYIANDPLNKLPKIMELAKKLDRKGTYLKLFTVITDALSDETSHWHKFVENLFNNVDSKVIHKLAECFAINTTLVGRPIREKYKAKYSIQVPWAILMDPTSACNLSCTGCWAALYGKQHNLPFEVMDSICKQGKKLGIYWYLFSGGEPLIRKNDIIKLCKKHQDCFFLSFTNGTLVDEKFCEEVLNAGNLTLCFSIEGNEPATDMRRGKGGYKRVIEAMEIMKKYRLFFGYSTCYHRYNTESVASDEFVDDMIARGCFYAWNFTYIPIGKNAQPDLIATPEQRAYMYKRVNEIRTHKPILALDFWNDGELANGCIAGGRSYFHINAAGDVEPCAFVHYSNVNIKEVSLLEALQSPIFKAYQKRHPFNQNLLQPCPMLDNPEKIMEIVNEANAKSTDIEAPESIEELCAKTKPAAEKWAPVAKELWENREKNSST; encoded by the coding sequence ATGAAGAATGTAAAGACAATTGCACTAAACCAATTAATCAATTACATAGCCAACGATCCTCTGAATAAGTTGCCTAAAATAATGGAGTTGGCTAAAAAACTTGACCGTAAGGGAACTTATTTAAAGTTATTTACTGTAATCACTGATGCTCTGTCAGATGAAACCAGCCATTGGCACAAATTTGTAGAAAACTTGTTTAACAATGTTGATTCCAAGGTTATTCATAAACTGGCAGAATGTTTTGCAATCAATACAACACTGGTTGGTAGACCGATACGGGAGAAGTATAAAGCAAAATATTCAATACAAGTGCCCTGGGCTATTCTGATGGACCCTACAAGTGCCTGTAATCTTTCCTGCACCGGTTGTTGGGCTGCTCTATATGGAAAACAGCATAATTTGCCTTTTGAGGTTATGGATTCTATCTGCAAGCAAGGCAAGAAATTGGGCATTTACTGGTATCTCTTTTCGGGAGGCGAACCCTTAATCCGCAAAAACGACATTATTAAACTCTGCAAAAAACATCAGGATTGTTTCTTCCTTTCTTTTACCAATGGCACACTGGTGGATGAAAAATTCTGCGAAGAGGTTCTAAACGCAGGAAATTTAACACTTTGCTTTTCCATTGAAGGAAATGAACCGGCAACCGATATGCGCAGAGGAAAAGGAGGCTACAAAAGAGTGATAGAAGCAATGGAAATAATGAAAAAATACCGTTTATTTTTCGGTTATTCCACTTGCTACCATCGCTATAATACAGAAAGCGTTGCTTCCGATGAATTTGTGGACGATATGATTGCAAGGGGCTGTTTCTATGCCTGGAACTTTACCTACATTCCTATCGGCAAAAATGCCCAGCCCGATTTGATTGCTACTCCTGAACAGCGCGCCTATATGTATAAAAGGGTTAATGAAATCAGAACTCATAAGCCCATCCTGGCTTTGGATTTTTGGAATGATGGAGAACTTGCCAACGGTTGCATTGCCGGTGGACGCAGCTATTTTCATATCAATGCTGCTGGAGATGTTGAACCCTGTGCCTTTGTTCATTACTCCAATGTAAATATTAAAGAGGTCTCTCTTTTGGAAGCATTGCAATCACCAATCTTTAAAGCATACCAAAAAAGACACCCCTTCAACCAAAACCTTTTACAACCCTGCCCGATGCTGGATAACCCGGAAAAGATTATGGAAATTGTAAATGAAGCCAATGCCAAATCTACAGATATTGAAGCTCCCGAAAGTATAGAAGAGCTGTGCGCTAAAACAAAACCCGCTGCGGAAAAATGGGCTCCCGTGGCAAAAGAACTCTGGGAAAACAGAGAAAAAAATAGCAGCACATAG
- a CDS encoding DNA alkylation repair protein, translated as MIKEVGRLNLDDYKILDTEVEKIFRNIEKGKDALAEKQITDLGNTANYFVREELGKRLAQYSGNGEMDAICGRLLDHFIYGVRATALFYFYYKHQDHPEIIIKTVEKTFESVPWESETICFELWKKAPAVMQEYMPTWAESDNEKKRAISMHGMENIASRHPQYVLSFVSNLLDDESEEVQKKVCHILTQVGRQKPLQCYNSIRRWLIEGDEKRIRILWQAMKKLANIYAQRSRRDKTNEFMNVTQKTIAEWRNDPDPKVATMGAKLSGIIAKKKKRENQNQKAANSENNYYSRQI; from the coding sequence ATGATAAAAGAAGTTGGACGTCTGAATCTGGATGATTATAAAATCCTGGATACCGAAGTGGAAAAAATTTTCCGCAATATAGAAAAAGGTAAAGACGCACTCGCAGAAAAACAAATTACTGATTTGGGTAATACGGCAAATTACTTTGTCCGAGAAGAATTAGGCAAACGCTTAGCGCAATATTCCGGTAATGGAGAAATGGATGCAATTTGTGGACGCCTTTTAGACCATTTTATATATGGTGTAAGAGCAACCGCACTCTTCTATTTTTATTACAAACATCAGGATCATCCCGAAATCATTATTAAAACAGTGGAAAAGACCTTTGAAAGCGTGCCTTGGGAATCGGAAACAATCTGTTTTGAACTTTGGAAAAAAGCTCCCGCTGTAATGCAGGAATATATGCCTACCTGGGCTGAATCGGATAATGAAAAAAAACGCGCTATCAGTATGCACGGTATGGAAAATATTGCCTCCCGCCATCCTCAATATGTGCTTTCCTTCGTTTCCAATCTTTTGGATGATGAAAGTGAAGAAGTTCAGAAAAAAGTTTGTCATATTCTTACTCAGGTAGGAAGACAAAAACCTTTACAATGCTACAATAGTATTCGGCGCTGGCTGATTGAAGGCGATGAAAAAAGAATTCGCATTCTCTGGCAAGCAATGAAAAAACTTGCCAATATTTATGCGCAACGGAGTCGTCGGGATAAAACCAACGAATTTATGAATGTTACACAAAAAACTATTGCCGAATGGCGAAACGATCCCGATCCTAAAGTTGCCACAATGGGAGCAAAACTTTCAGGCATTATAGCCAAGAAAAAGAAAAGAGAAAATCAAAACCAGAAGGCAGCTAATTCCGAAAACAATTATTATTCCAGACAAATATGA
- a CDS encoding RNA methyltransferase, with product MNIRQDFSRIAVILVEPIYGGNVGAIARIMHNFCFSDLRIVGKVPEKNDFYLAMHSEEILENVNIYSTLEDAINGLDRVIAFSRRLGKNKPVDFTPGQMAKYVHSLPDSNIGLVFGRETYGLTDSEAELCPLRCHFMANPSFPSLNLAQAVALALWEIYSLPWEEKQKGKKYYNSASGKELDEIRNYILEVMRQCGFFQRRETINWDTFLAKMLAQLNPDKNMLYRLRQMFNRFNVLVTGKGLGYELPNSSSEKEENKKNSELDNSCSTASRPCNPDT from the coding sequence ATGAACATTAGGCAGGATTTTTCACGCATTGCAGTAATTTTGGTGGAACCAATCTATGGAGGAAATGTAGGTGCCATAGCCAGAATAATGCACAATTTCTGTTTTTCAGACCTGCGCATTGTAGGTAAGGTTCCGGAAAAAAACGATTTTTACCTGGCTATGCATAGTGAAGAAATTCTGGAAAATGTAAATATATATAGCACCCTGGAAGATGCAATTAACGGATTGGATAGAGTTATTGCCTTTTCCCGTCGCCTAGGTAAAAATAAACCCGTTGATTTTACCCCCGGACAAATGGCAAAATATGTTCATAGTTTACCCGATTCCAATATAGGACTTGTTTTTGGACGCGAAACTTATGGCTTAACTGATTCTGAGGCAGAACTTTGCCCTCTGCGCTGTCACTTTATGGCTAATCCTTCCTTTCCTTCTCTGAATTTGGCTCAGGCAGTTGCTTTAGCACTTTGGGAAATTTATTCCCTACCTTGGGAAGAAAAACAAAAAGGGAAAAAATACTATAATTCTGCCAGCGGAAAAGAACTGGATGAAATCCGCAACTACATTTTGGAAGTTATGCGCCAATGCGGTTTTTTCCAAAGAAGAGAAACTATAAATTGGGATACCTTTCTGGCTAAAATGCTGGCACAACTTAATCCCGATAAAAATATGCTCTACCGCTTAAGGCAAATGTTTAATCGGTTTAATGTATTAGTTACAGGTAAGGGTTTGGGTTATGAATTGCCGAATTCCTCTTCGGAAAAAGAAGAGAACAAAAAAAATTCTGAATTGGACAATTCCTGTTCCACCGCCTCAAGACCTTGCAACCCTGATACTTAA
- a CDS encoding C25 family cysteine peptidase: MKRTLCLVLLCLPLLILATTLKTPIQFPVPQEGLSQSALFKQGYGFSSAPGTLQLPVKQINILLPKDAVVDNWQVILEAEATFTEEPPEFNSAFSNGEEILTSPVNRNIYSRYRYMGLRKWGELNYACFNVLPAIYNGSHWLWSPSCQITINYTSSAKAKGIIPPTFTDAGFFANPQYLSQWYTDSKEQNNHLLVITTPELYTALDWLVTFRQSQGVDVSFCDIAIALASGTGTDNAEKLRNYLQNTYASTPFSYLLLVGDYDTVPVAYVTPEPNGQETVPTDFFYSDLSSNWDTDNDGKRGEYSTGYMNEDYGIDFTPEVFVGRISTNSAANVTEIANRIVNYEQSSQPWKEKNLLAGAFLNYQGEPESAYLQTDGATFMEFMRNTCLAEQENFTMYEQEGVVLSYPCDLPVNYDNFRNKINSESQGFINWSAHGSSISSSRKVWINDNNENNFPDPNEMQWMNLVNRQSFDDLENTNGTVIYAASCYNGMVDYNNPCLAEYALIKKAVGVIAATRTGWYKIGWQNPGWGGLASYNYHFVENFRQAKLDLGSAHSWANLLHTQYYLFGDPVDNGGIIYPELQNVYTYMLFGDPMVGWTPNQISPAGEILVWEPEGNGGLAVVNALRKISNFNVIYSDKLIPDYDYLNNFEAVFYLAGNSLPETELEPTSYEYSYLNNYLEAGGKLYCENYIDDSYGELYTKMGVQMADNNPLNITSIFYPSSNLAWNYNGADSSIYPIIPAQTTAQGIFFASSDNTNNPIIGILNTTDNYSVLTSSFRTTQIESGEYTLNNMIGIILSELNVMDYNPVGNNDPIMVPVIQSVSVYPNPASQSSSIRFNLTKSAPVSIAIYNIKGQKVKDLIGSELKSGNYQFTWNGKDNNGRYCSSGVYYYRIVTPEKNITKKMLLFK; encoded by the coding sequence ATGAAAAGAACCTTATGTCTTGTGTTACTATGTTTGCCGTTGCTTATTTTAGCAACAACTCTCAAGACACCAATTCAGTTTCCTGTTCCGCAAGAGGGCTTATCTCAATCTGCATTATTTAAACAAGGTTATGGTTTTTCCAGTGCTCCCGGAACTCTACAATTGCCCGTTAAACAAATAAACATCCTTCTGCCTAAAGATGCTGTTGTAGATAATTGGCAGGTAATTTTAGAGGCAGAAGCAACTTTTACGGAAGAGCCACCGGAATTTAATTCTGCTTTTTCCAATGGTGAGGAAATATTAACATCTCCTGTGAATAGAAATATTTATTCCCGATACAGGTATATGGGTTTAAGGAAATGGGGTGAACTTAATTATGCCTGTTTTAATGTATTACCTGCTATATATAACGGTTCCCATTGGCTGTGGAGTCCCTCCTGTCAGATAACTATTAATTACACTTCTTCTGCCAAAGCTAAAGGCATTATTCCTCCAACTTTTACCGATGCAGGTTTCTTTGCTAATCCGCAATATCTTTCTCAATGGTATACTGACTCCAAAGAACAAAATAATCACCTTTTAGTGATTACTACTCCGGAACTATATACAGCTTTGGATTGGCTTGTTACATTTCGCCAGTCCCAAGGTGTAGATGTTTCTTTTTGTGATATAGCAATAGCTTTGGCTTCCGGAACGGGAACCGATAATGCTGAAAAATTGAGAAATTATCTGCAGAATACTTATGCCTCAACCCCCTTTTCCTATTTGCTTTTAGTTGGTGACTATGATACGGTTCCCGTGGCTTATGTAACTCCTGAGCCAAATGGGCAGGAAACAGTTCCTACCGATTTCTTTTATTCGGATTTAAGCAGTAATTGGGATACCGATAATGATGGCAAAAGAGGTGAATATTCTACCGGTTATATGAATGAGGATTATGGAATTGATTTTACCCCGGAGGTCTTTGTGGGACGCATTTCTACAAACAGTGCAGCAAATGTCACGGAAATTGCCAATCGGATTGTAAATTATGAGCAGTCAAGCCAACCCTGGAAAGAGAAAAATCTGTTAGCAGGAGCTTTCTTGAATTATCAAGGAGAGCCGGAATCTGCATATTTACAAACCGATGGAGCCACTTTTATGGAATTTATGCGGAATACCTGTTTAGCAGAACAGGAAAACTTTACTATGTATGAACAGGAAGGGGTTGTTCTTTCTTATCCTTGTGACTTACCGGTAAATTATGACAACTTTCGTAATAAAATCAATTCCGAAAGCCAGGGTTTTATAAACTGGAGTGCACATGGCAGTTCTATAAGCTCTTCTCGCAAAGTTTGGATAAATGATAATAACGAAAATAACTTTCCTGACCCTAATGAAATGCAATGGATGAATTTAGTTAACCGCCAAAGTTTTGATGATTTGGAAAATACTAACGGAACTGTTATCTATGCTGCATCCTGTTATAATGGAATGGTAGATTATAATAATCCCTGCTTGGCAGAATATGCCTTAATTAAAAAAGCGGTGGGAGTTATTGCCGCTACCAGAACCGGCTGGTATAAAATCGGATGGCAAAATCCAGGTTGGGGCGGGCTTGCCAGTTATAATTATCATTTTGTGGAAAACTTCCGTCAGGCAAAACTGGACTTAGGTTCTGCTCATTCCTGGGCAAATCTATTGCATACACAATATTACCTTTTTGGTGATCCTGTTGATAACGGAGGAATAATCTATCCCGAATTACAAAATGTTTATACTTATATGCTTTTCGGAGACCCTATGGTGGGCTGGACTCCCAATCAAATTAGCCCTGCAGGTGAAATTTTGGTTTGGGAACCGGAAGGAAATGGAGGACTTGCAGTTGTTAATGCTCTCAGGAAAATAAGTAATTTTAATGTGATTTATTCCGATAAACTGATTCCGGATTATGATTATCTGAATAACTTTGAGGCAGTGTTTTACTTGGCAGGAAATTCTCTTCCGGAAACGGAACTTGAGCCAACTTCTTATGAATATAGTTACTTAAACAACTATCTGGAAGCAGGAGGTAAACTCTACTGCGAAAATTATATTGATGATAGTTACGGTGAGTTATATACCAAAATGGGTGTTCAGATGGCAGATAATAATCCTCTTAATATTACATCTATCTTCTATCCTTCCAGCAACTTGGCTTGGAATTATAACGGTGCTGATTCCTCTATATATCCCATAATTCCTGCTCAAACAACTGCTCAGGGAATATTTTTTGCCTCCAGTGATAATACTAATAATCCTATTATAGGCATTTTGAATACTACAGATAACTACTCCGTGCTTACTTCCTCTTTTAGAACTACACAAATAGAATCAGGGGAATATACATTAAACAATATGATTGGTATTATCCTTTCGGAATTGAATGTTATGGACTATAATCCGGTAGGGAATAACGATCCAATAATGGTTCCTGTAATCCAATCGGTAAGTGTGTATCCCAATCCTGCTTCTCAATCTTCTTCTATCCGTTTTAATCTTACTAAATCAGCACCGGTTTCTATTGCCATTTACAATATTAAAGGACAAAAAGTGAAAGATTTAATCGGGTCAGAACTGAAAAGCGGTAACTATCAATTTACCTGGAATGGCAAAGATAATAACGGCAGGTATTGCTCCAGCGGTGTATACTATTATAGAATTGTTACCCCGGAAAAGAACATCACCAAAAAAATGTTGCTCTTCAAGTAA
- a CDS encoding lysophospholipid acyltransferase family protein: MKNNTRISKRFIRAFNIKLTINNSESLQKLQDIPYLAVSNHTTYLDIILLSAVENFVFITSVEMRKNPFLGRITKSGGCLYTNRKKYISLPAEIEKFASAIHQGFKVVLFPEGTSTNGITVQPFRRSLFQVAIEAKCPILPVCIKYKAIDGKKIEKKNRDLIYWYGDMPFLIHYLKIIGHSLEAQIDILTIIPYQEGKTRQELANQVYGQILSSYLEQESSVDKQSSSLSMVLK, encoded by the coding sequence GTGAAAAATAACACTCGCATCAGCAAACGCTTTATTCGTGCTTTTAACATTAAATTAACTATAAATAACTCCGAAAGTTTACAAAAATTGCAGGATATTCCTTATCTGGCTGTTTCCAATCATACAACTTACCTTGATATTATATTGCTTTCTGCGGTTGAGAATTTTGTCTTTATAACCTCTGTGGAAATGAGAAAAAATCCCTTTTTGGGTAGAATAACCAAAAGCGGTGGCTGCCTGTATACAAACAGAAAAAAATATATATCCTTGCCTGCTGAAATTGAGAAATTTGCTTCTGCTATTCATCAGGGCTTTAAAGTTGTGCTTTTCCCTGAAGGAACAAGCACCAATGGCATAACAGTTCAGCCTTTTCGCCGGTCCCTTTTTCAAGTGGCAATAGAAGCAAAATGTCCTATACTGCCAGTTTGTATTAAATATAAGGCAATAGATGGAAAAAAGATAGAAAAAAAAAATCGCGACCTTATTTACTGGTATGGAGATATGCCTTTCCTTATTCATTATCTAAAAATTATAGGACATTCCCTTGAGGCACAAATAGATATTTTAACAATTATACCCTATCAGGAAGGGAAAACCAGACAAGAACTTGCTAATCAGGTCTATGGGCAAATTCTTTCCTCCTACTTGGAACAAGAAAGTTCAGTTGACAAACAAAGCAGTTCTTTATCTATGGTTCTTAAATGA
- a CDS encoding DUF58 domain-containing protein: MPLLSEEALVRLNKFQLTAKSIVEGFLVGLHKSPYHGFSAEFSDHRQYNPGEPLKDLDWKILAKTERYYVKRYEEETNLRSYILLDHSKSMFFSSGKSTKIEYATQLAGALAWLMISQKDAAGLYTFNNKITSAFPPKAIRSYTSQLFAALLDLKAEDQTDLLTPLHQIAELVKKRSLIIIISDLLDEPERIMEALKHFRARKHEVLVFHIIDPKEEKFDYKREAQFIDSETGEKITVSPWQIRKEYVENFHQFAEYLKRECYKNQIEYNPVDTYTPIEDLLLKYLIKRQKG, translated from the coding sequence ATGCCCCTTTTATCTGAAGAAGCATTAGTTCGCCTGAATAAGTTCCAGCTAACTGCTAAAAGCATAGTTGAGGGCTTTTTAGTGGGCTTGCATAAATCCCCCTATCATGGTTTCAGTGCAGAATTTTCTGATCACCGCCAATATAATCCCGGAGAACCGTTAAAAGACCTGGACTGGAAAATTTTGGCAAAAACGGAACGCTACTATGTAAAACGCTATGAAGAAGAAACCAATCTACGCAGTTACATTCTCTTAGACCACAGTAAATCAATGTTCTTCAGCTCCGGGAAAAGCACTAAAATTGAATATGCAACTCAATTGGCAGGTGCTTTAGCGTGGCTGATGATTTCCCAAAAGGATGCTGCTGGACTTTATACATTTAACAATAAAATTACTTCCGCTTTTCCCCCCAAAGCTATTAGAAGCTATACTTCTCAGTTATTTGCCGCTCTCTTGGATTTGAAAGCGGAAGACCAAACAGACCTGTTAACTCCCTTGCATCAAATTGCCGAACTCGTCAAAAAACGCTCCCTGATAATCATTATCAGTGACCTTTTGGATGAACCGGAAAGAATTATGGAGGCATTGAAACATTTCCGTGCCCGAAAACACGAAGTGCTCGTTTTTCACATAATTGACCCAAAAGAAGAAAAGTTTGATTACAAAAGAGAAGCACAATTTATAGATAGTGAAACAGGAGAAAAAATAACTGTCTCACCCTGGCAAATACGGAAGGAATATGTAGAAAATTTTCATCAGTTCGCGGAATATCTAAAAAGGGAATGCTACAAAAATCAAATAGAATACAATCCCGTAGATACCTATACTCCTATTGAAGACCTCCTGCTGAAGTATCTAATTAAACGACAGAAGGGTTAA
- a CDS encoding fumarate hydratase translates to MAYRYVSHETIRSELANALKHITFNPDPELPALLKSALANETSEISKDILKCMLKNIELAPKIEIPLCQDTGSLVVFAEIGNHCIINGPPLPEIINETLIKTSAELYLRPSILKDPLLQRENTGNNAPAVIHISIVEGDKLKLQIAQKGGGAENMSQLKMFTPSAKVDAIKNFVVETVTLAKGNACPPLIIGIGIGGNFETCALLAKKALFQTLTAKNPIEQYAILEQEILKSVNETGIGVQGLGGKTTALAVHILNAPCHIASLPVAVNLQCHSHRHIEIVI, encoded by the coding sequence ATGGCTTACAGATATGTTTCACATGAAACAATTCGGTCTGAACTTGCTAATGCCTTAAAACATATAACCTTTAACCCTGATCCTGAATTACCCGCTTTGCTGAAAAGTGCCCTTGCCAATGAAACAAGCGAAATAAGTAAAGATATCCTTAAATGTATGTTGAAAAACATAGAATTGGCACCTAAAATAGAAATTCCTTTATGTCAAGATACAGGTTCTTTGGTTGTTTTTGCGGAAATAGGTAATCATTGCATTATAAACGGACCTCCTTTACCTGAAATTATTAACGAAACCCTAATCAAAACCTCTGCAGAACTTTATTTGCGTCCGTCTATACTGAAAGACCCCCTTTTGCAAAGAGAAAATACGGGAAATAATGCCCCTGCCGTAATTCATATTTCCATAGTAGAAGGAGATAAACTAAAACTTCAGATTGCTCAAAAAGGCGGTGGCGCAGAAAATATGAGCCAATTAAAGATGTTTACTCCCTCTGCCAAAGTTGATGCGATTAAGAACTTTGTAGTGGAGACAGTTACTCTGGCTAAAGGAAATGCCTGTCCACCTTTAATCATCGGAATAGGAATCGGAGGCAACTTTGAGACCTGTGCTCTGTTAGCAAAAAAGGCATTGTTTCAAACTCTGACCGCAAAAAATCCGATTGAACAATATGCCATTTTAGAACAGGAAATCCTGAAAAGCGTTAACGAAACAGGAATCGGAGTGCAAGGTTTAGGAGGAAAAACAACTGCCTTAGCTGTGCATATTTTAAACGCTCCCTGTCATATTGCCTCCTTACCGGTAGCAGTAAATTTACAATGCCATTCCCACCGGCATATAGAAATAGTTATCTAA
- a CDS encoding FumA C-terminus/TtdB family hydratase beta subunit, translating into MKTYRFTLPLCPADIAPLHISDKVLLTGCLFTARDVAHKRMVDILKRGEKLPLNLAETTLFYCGPSPARPGNICGAIGPTTSSRMDIYTPLLIQNGLRVMIGKGERSIEVQKAIMDFGAIYFVMPGGISAYLSQHIVSCETFLWQELGPEAIHKLWVQDIPVYVAIK; encoded by the coding sequence ATGAAAACATATAGATTTACCTTGCCTCTTTGTCCTGCTGATATTGCTCCACTGCATATTTCTGATAAGGTTTTGCTTACCGGCTGTCTGTTTACAGCCAGAGATGTAGCCCATAAAAGGATGGTGGATATTCTGAAAAGAGGTGAAAAACTACCTTTAAACCTGGCAGAAACAACACTTTTTTACTGCGGACCAAGCCCTGCCAGACCAGGAAATATATGTGGAGCAATAGGACCTACAACCAGTTCCCGAATGGATATTTATACCCCTCTTTTAATTCAAAACGGCTTGAGAGTTATGATTGGCAAAGGTGAACGCTCTATAGAAGTCCAAAAAGCAATTATGGACTTCGGAGCGATATATTTTGTTATGCCTGGAGGTATTTCTGCCTATCTCTCACAACATATAGTTTCCTGTGAAACATTTCTGTGGCAAGAACTGGGTCCCGAAGCTATTCATAAACTTTGGGTGCAAGATATACCAGTGTATGTAGCAATAAAATAG